GGGCTCAAAAGTTCTTTGTGCTTCAGGGCGAAGCCAAAGACAGGagctcctgagagctcctggttcctctcTGGGATTCCTGCATTTCAGGGTGAATGGAATCCCCTGCAATCCCAGCACAGTATTGTCTCCTGCCCAGGGGAATCTGATGACCTATGGGGTGTCCCACAAAGCAGGTGTtttggtgcaacttgaggcccAAAACTCCAACAGCTTCATGGTGGTTCTGATCACAATCCAGTCCCTGGGTCTAGGAGAGTTTTatggcttttggggtttttttttgtctaccTGGAAAATACTTGGGCTAAGTGTTTCAGGTTTCAGCCCCAAGCTCCTTCTCTGGACTATCCTGAAGTGAAGGTgccctctgcctgctggaggTGATTCTGGTTCTTTCTGGCTCTGACAGGAGCAGGGGGCTGAGGGCTGTCCACAGTGGTGTCACCTAGGCTGAGATGTACTTTTAAGCGGACAGGCACAGGTGTGTCCCAAGACCAGTGCCACATCTGTTTCTGTCAGCTTCACAACCCAGTGGCAGGAAAAAGGGGTCCAGGGACTGCCAAGCACCTTCTGTCAGAGCAGACAGAGATGGAGCTGCCCTTAGGAAGCTGTTGGGAGTGGAGACGAGGAGCTCAGCTGCCATCCTCCCATGCCCAGTGCTCATCTGCACAGGGAGATGGCCTAAGGTGGTGGGAACATGCAGGACTGAGGCAGGAGGGAGTTGCTGCAGATGTGCAAGCTGTAGAGCAAAGCTGAGCTCCCAGGAGATACATTGTGCAGCTGGGCAGAGATACATTGTGCAGCTGGGCACTACCTCTCCTCTGTGGTAGTGGGATGAGAAACCCACCTTTAGCAGTGTGGAAAAGCAGGCTGGGGAGGAACTGTGCATCAGTAATCTCAAAGTGCAGCAGTCCTGCAGTCCCAAGGACCTCAGGAGCATCCAGCTCAAGCCCCTCAGGAGCTCCACCCAGGGTTTGTCCCATgagccagcagcttcccagggcaTAGGtctgcagcagaggaaagcagcagcatggcCCCAGGAAGAACTGGGTTTTATCTACTCATGCCCTGAACACCCTGGACATGCAAACACCTGATTTGTCACAAGCTGGGAAAATCTGGCCTGCATCTGCTGCTCTTTAACACTACAAAGGAAGCAACAAGACCCAAAAGCTGCCAAAATACCCAGGAGTGCCCCCAGAAATACTGGTTCCCAAGGTGGTTGTAGGGTTAGGGATGtcttttttcccactgaacCATGAAATCTgactaattctttttttttttcttcctgatgtgcctttttgaaatgaaacaacAAATGTTGACTCCTGTGGTCTTTCCAGCTCTGGTTTCTCAGTGCTGTATAACCTGTGATGCCAGTCTAGGCCATGGATAGTATGTCTGTCTTAGAGCTAAGACTTCTGTGGAAAATATAATTCCCTCCTGCTCTTGTCCTAAACTGCAATTTTCAGATGTCTGAAACAGCGGTTTCCCTTGGGATTTTCTTCCGAAACAGCTGCCTTGCTGAAACTCTCACCCTgacttttctctccctctcagcCCATTTTCATCTTCCCTGTGAACCCTCCCCTGATTAGCACTGGGGTTATCAGTGGGCTGCACTGATGGTTGCAGCCACCACCACATACCTTGTGCCTGTCCCTACAGTGAAGTGAGGCCCCAGAGCCATCCCACAAGCAGGATGCAGCTGGGAAGAGTATGCATGGAGGTGTCCTGCAGCCCTTCCATGAGGTTTCTGCTCCTCATGATGGAACACAGATTATGAAGTGCTTTTGCAGACAAGCCTGTTGAAGCCTGTAGTTTCTTCTCCTTAACTCCTTGTGTCTCCCCTTTAGGAAGAAGACTATCTACAAAACAGTTTGTCTCTCCTTCTTGTTGATCATTACAGTGACGGTGCTGCAGCGTGGAATGGCCCCAAACCAGTTcatgcagggccagcagcagaaagaaCTGCCCCCTTCAGAGCCCTTGAAATCGCAGAAGAGAGACAACGCCTTCTCCATCAGCAGCACTTTCTGGAAGACCAAGAAGGAGAAAGCTCCTGTTAAAGAGGAGAGCGTGAcggcaaagcaaacaaaatcctgGGATGTCACCATTACCAACTGCTCAGCCAACCAGAACTTCAGCAAGGTGGATTGGTTCAAAGGGCTGGAGCCCAACTTCCAGCAGTTCCTGCTTTATCGACACTGCCGCTACTTCCCCATGCTGATCAACCACCCAGAGAAGTGCAGCGGGGATGTCTACCTGCTCATCGTGGTCAAGTCCATCATCACGCAGCACGACCGCCGTGATGCCATCCGGAGGACCTGGGGCCAGGAGAAGGAGGTGGACGGCAAGAAGATCAGGACGCTGTTCTTGCTGGGCACCACAtccaaggaggaggagagagccaACCACCAGAAACTGCTAGATTATGAGAACCACATCTATGGGGACATCTTGCAGTGGGATTTCCTAGACAGCTTCTTCAACCTCACCCTCAAAGAGGTCCATTTCCTGAAGTGGGTCGACATCTACTGTGACAATGTCCACTTCATCTTCAAAGGCGATGACGATGTGTTTGTGAGTCCCAGCAATATCCTGGAGTTCCTGGAGGAcaagaaggagggagaggaccTCTTTGTGGGGGATGTCCTCTACAAGGCCAGGCCAATCCGCAAGAAGGAGAATAAGTACTACATCCCCAGTGCCCTCTACAACAAAAACATCTACCCACCCTATGCAGGGGGTGGGGGCTTCATCATGGATGGAGCCCTGGCCAAGAAGCTGCATAAGGCCTCAGAGACACTGGAGTTGTACCCCATCGATGATGTCTTCCTAGGGATGTGCTTGGAGGTCCTTAAAGTGTCACCTGTTGGGCACGAGGGCTTCAAAACTTTTGGCATTGTGAAAAACAAGAACAGCAAGATGAACAAGGAGCCGTGTTTTTACCGGAGTATGTTGGTGGTTCATAAACTGCTGCCTCCGGAGTTGCTCCAAATGTGGGACTTGGTCCACAGTAACTTGACATGCTCAAGAAAACTCAATGTCCTTTAGCTCCGTCTCTCTGGAGAGCTgtgactgcaggagctgggacaactgctccctgctctggggtgggGTGAGTCTCTGCTGGTGGCACACAGATCCTTCAGGGGCACTGCCCTCCGGGGTGAGGAGGGCAGAGACGCTGTGCTCATGGACAGGGTTTGCGATACTGTTTGTTCCTGTACTGTATTGTGGTTCACATATCTCCAGCTGGGTTGGGGGttgctgaaaatgagaaaaaaacccaacaaaacacgACAAGTCTAGCACAAAATGGAGAGAGGGCAAAGAGGTTTGTACTCTGCTTTAGGTACTTCCTCCAAAGCAGCATGATGAGTGGAGGGTtgggtgctggcagggagggatgtgGCACTGGCATTTTTTGGAGCTGTTCAGGGTCTGGCTATCCAGGGAAGCTGCTTCAAGGGAGTTCAGCCAATTACAAGTGCATTGGGCCCTCCCGACTCAAAAATCATGGGATTTTATTTGTTATCTCATATTTCTCCTCCATGCAAGGTTTTGGTAACACTGACCTTGTGTGCATTTGCTTCACCCCAACAAAGTCCGTGTGTCCCCATatgcagctggggaaaggggctctTCTCTGAGGCTGGCCCTCAACAGCCCTGAGTCCCCATTAGGGTTTTTGCCTGGCAGTCGGGGGACTGGGGTCCTTGTCCCTGTCAGAGGGTCCCAGGCAACGGTGgctcccagcaccagcctgggctgtgcttGGCTCCCCATCTCCTCTGCAGCCTTACTGCACGTGTCCTCGGAGGAACGCACCCAGCTGAAATTCCTCAGGGATTTGTTCCTCCTGGCAGGAAAGCGGCTAGGCCAGCTGCCCTTGCCTGCGGCCAAGGAAGCAGTGGAGAAAACTGGTGGGCCCCCTTTAAGTGCCCCAGCGATTTGTCACTTCTGGGACCCTACTTCCTGGGCATCTCAGgtggggtgctgtggggagACTCTCTCCGTGCTGCACAGCTGCCCTCGTGGCTTTGCCTTGCAGGGCACCACAGCCCCAA
The sequence above is drawn from the Hirundo rustica isolate bHirRus1 chromosome 10, bHirRus1.pri.v3, whole genome shotgun sequence genome and encodes:
- the B3GNT7 gene encoding UDP-GlcNAc:betaGal beta-1,3-N-acetylglucosaminyltransferase 7 isoform X2 codes for the protein MFQWKKTIYKTVCLSFLLIITVTVLQRGMAPNQFMQGQQQKELPPSEPLKSQKRDNAFSISSTFWKTKKEKAPVKEESVTAKQTKSWDVTITNCSANQNFSKVDWFKGLEPNFQQFLLYRHCRYFPMLINHPEKCSGDVYLLIVVKSIITQHDRRDAIRRTWGQEKEVDGKKIRTLFLLGTTSKEEERANHQKLLDYENHIYGDILQWDFLDSFFNLTLKEVHFLKWVDIYCDNVHFIFKGDDDVFVSPSNILEFLEDKKEGEDLFVGDVLYKARPIRKKENKYYIPSALYNKNIYPPYAGGGGFIMDGALAKKLHKASETLELYPIDDVFLGMCLEVLKVSPVGHEGFKTFGIVKNKNSKMNKEPCFYRSMLVVHKLLPPELLQMWDLVHSNLTCSRKLNVL
- the B3GNT7 gene encoding UDP-GlcNAc:betaGal beta-1,3-N-acetylglucosaminyltransferase 7 isoform X1; translation: MRSRHLPAAATPRQLPTPPGSTSEREGREKRKSSEKEKKKKKRRGGGGGRAQREAPGPRAVRPAAERPPRPTPACSSVTVLQRGMAPNQFMQGQQQKELPPSEPLKSQKRDNAFSISSTFWKTKKEKAPVKEESVTAKQTKSWDVTITNCSANQNFSKVDWFKGLEPNFQQFLLYRHCRYFPMLINHPEKCSGDVYLLIVVKSIITQHDRRDAIRRTWGQEKEVDGKKIRTLFLLGTTSKEEERANHQKLLDYENHIYGDILQWDFLDSFFNLTLKEVHFLKWVDIYCDNVHFIFKGDDDVFVSPSNILEFLEDKKEGEDLFVGDVLYKARPIRKKENKYYIPSALYNKNIYPPYAGGGGFIMDGALAKKLHKASETLELYPIDDVFLGMCLEVLKVSPVGHEGFKTFGIVKNKNSKMNKEPCFYRSMLVVHKLLPPELLQMWDLVHSNLTCSRKLNVL